In the Moraxella osloensis genome, one interval contains:
- the argE gene encoding acetylornithine deacetylase, whose product MGYPSNAVDWLTKLIGFNTVSRYSNLQLIEYVAGYCEQLGLSPRLTFNEDNTKANLFVTVPAMGKGDSVTTGGFVFSGHTDVVPVDGQAWDTDPFVATIMEDKLYGRGACDMKGFIACALTLLPIVVQASRDKRLGKPIHLALSYDEEVGCLGAPLLLADLKAQGIKPDYCIVGEPTMMKMVTAHKGIQVYRCRVHGKSVHSSLTPQGVNAISYASKIINFIDTLAEQLQQHNDQDMAFDVPFSTLSVGTITGGTATNIVPNLCEFTFDYRNLPHMNESQVIEPIRAFIKTLEPKMHAIDSDTGIELTRNENVPAMTDKDSHALQQLIENLVDEQQRHKVAYATEGGQFTNAGIPTVICGPGDIGNAHKANEFVSLNQLAKCESFLQQILQQCCDSH is encoded by the coding sequence ATGGGCTATCCATCCAACGCCGTAGACTGGTTAACAAAGCTGATTGGTTTTAACACCGTCAGTCGCTACTCCAATTTGCAATTGATTGAGTATGTGGCGGGCTATTGTGAGCAGTTGGGGTTGTCGCCACGTTTGACCTTTAATGAAGATAATACCAAAGCTAACCTCTTTGTGACTGTACCTGCGATGGGTAAGGGTGATAGTGTAACGACAGGGGGTTTTGTGTTTTCCGGGCATACCGATGTGGTGCCCGTTGATGGGCAGGCATGGGATACCGATCCGTTTGTGGCGACCATTATGGAGGATAAGCTATACGGGCGTGGGGCTTGTGATATGAAAGGCTTTATTGCTTGCGCCTTAACCCTGTTGCCCATTGTGGTGCAAGCAAGCCGCGATAAGAGGCTCGGCAAACCGATTCATTTGGCACTGTCGTATGACGAAGAAGTGGGTTGTTTGGGTGCGCCATTACTGCTTGCGGATTTAAAAGCGCAAGGGATTAAGCCCGACTACTGTATCGTCGGTGAGCCGACCATGATGAAAATGGTTACCGCGCATAAAGGCATCCAAGTGTATCGCTGCCGTGTGCATGGCAAATCGGTGCATTCATCGCTGACCCCGCAAGGCGTTAATGCCATCAGCTATGCTAGCAAAATTATCAATTTTATTGATACACTTGCCGAACAATTGCAACAACATAACGACCAAGACATGGCGTTTGATGTACCATTTTCGACCTTGTCAGTGGGCACTATTACCGGCGGTACGGCGACCAATATCGTGCCTAACCTGTGCGAATTCACCTTTGATTACCGTAATTTGCCGCACATGAATGAAAGCCAAGTGATTGAGCCGATTCGCGCGTTTATCAAAACCCTTGAGCCTAAGATGCATGCCATTGACAGCGACACGGGCATTGAGCTAACTCGCAACGAAAATGTCCCTGCGATGACCGATAAAGATAGCCACGCCTTGCAACAGCTCATAGAAAATTTGGTGGATGAACAGCAGCGCCATAAAGTAGCGTATGCCACTGAAGGCGGGCAGTTTACCAATGCAGGCATTCCGACGGTGATTTGCGGACCTGGCGATATTGGCAATGCCCATAAAGCCAATGAGTTTGTCAGTCTAAACCAACTAGCAAAATGCGAAAGCTTCTTACAGCAAATTCTTCAACAATGCTGTGACAGCCATTAA
- a CDS encoding UPF0149 family protein encodes MDDYISGWQDWTQAFEDWHDVTISELHGLISGVLSVCDAPTEQQWQLLLTELSFTELEPKALEIVTEEGEDMVAVLTDDADSYQFMPLLPDDDHPLYERLMALKNWANGFLTGFGVTDSALRPEENNLFNDLAKIGALRVDAYDEALQGTDNAEGEVEYMELLEFVRMIPVSVSQGRVRKSVAKLPLIAGFAMNRPVGKAQEIDEEHLDFIEQLRDDELDWEAEKDTNDDFVTHMVIDAMTGKKPN; translated from the coding sequence ATGGATGATTATATTTCGGGTTGGCAAGATTGGACACAAGCATTTGAGGATTGGCACGACGTCACAATTAGTGAGTTACATGGGCTAATTTCAGGGGTACTCAGTGTGTGTGATGCGCCAACCGAGCAACAGTGGCAACTGCTACTTACTGAGCTGAGCTTTACCGAGCTTGAGCCAAAAGCGTTGGAGATAGTGACCGAAGAGGGCGAGGATATGGTGGCGGTACTAACCGACGATGCCGATAGCTATCAGTTTATGCCGTTGTTGCCTGATGATGACCATCCATTGTATGAGCGTTTGATGGCACTTAAGAACTGGGCAAATGGCTTTTTGACAGGCTTTGGCGTCACTGACAGTGCGCTACGCCCGGAAGAAAATAACCTATTTAATGACTTGGCAAAAATCGGCGCGCTGCGGGTTGATGCGTATGATGAGGCGCTGCAAGGCACGGACAATGCTGAAGGCGAAGTTGAATATATGGAGTTACTTGAGTTTGTGCGCATGATTCCTGTGAGTGTGTCACAAGGGCGAGTGCGTAAATCAGTCGCCAAGTTGCCGCTCATCGCAGGATTTGCCATGAATCGCCCTGTGGGCAAAGCCCAAGAGATTGATGAGGAGCATTTGGATTTTATTGAGCAGCTACGCGATGATGAACTCGATTGGGAAGCAGAAAAAGATACCAATGATGATTTTGTTACCCATATGGTTATTGATGCCATGACCGGTAAAAAGCCGAATTGA
- a CDS encoding cell division protein ZapA: MASAQSIKKVDILINGRSYTINCPESEEPALQRAASYINQFMQDVRRQAPQLPQEELLVLCALTLFEKSENLQRYQENESQAQDLVGKMLEDVARFA; encoded by the coding sequence ATGGCATCTGCCCAAAGCATTAAAAAAGTTGATATCCTGATCAATGGTCGTAGCTATACCATCAACTGCCCAGAATCTGAAGAGCCTGCGTTGCAGCGTGCGGCAAGCTATATTAACCAGTTTATGCAAGATGTACGCCGGCAAGCGCCTCAGCTACCACAAGAAGAATTATTGGTACTATGCGCGCTGACCTTGTTTGAAAAATCAGAAAACTTACAACGCTATCAAGAAAACGAAAGCCAAGCGCAAGACTTGGTGGGTAAAATGTTAGAAGACGTTGCGCGTTTTGCCTAA
- a CDS encoding aminopeptidase P N-terminal domain-containing protein — MSNQLTIQLLPKLPQSQFAKRRAKLAEALPNNSIAILQTAPAHIRNNDAEYKYRADSSFFYLTGFAEPESVMVLEKTDHTVNYTLFLREKDKLREIWDGKRVGLEGATADFGVDKAIAIGKIDEVMPTLIFGKKHVFARFNNELIDWLNQAKQLQRGEGVVDTVTNIDSLINEMRLIKDECEIARMKVAAQISAYGHIRAMQSVAPMMQKNQGNESRLEAEVNYAFAQYGCVPSYNSIVAGGDNANILHYVENDQPLHDGDLVMIDAGAEYQHYAGDISRTFPVSGKFSDVQKQVYDIVLNANIAAINSLKAGEHGKIHHETALKVLTQGLIELGILTGDVDELIADKAYLPFYMHGTGHWLGLDVHDAGRYTGDDGKPRKLEKGMVITVEPGLYFAHDNALVPKKYRGIGIRIEDDVVITEGEPLVLTRDVPKTTEAIEALMQQKVDS; from the coding sequence ATGTCAAATCAATTAACCATACAGTTGTTACCCAAGCTCCCCCAAAGCCAATTTGCCAAACGCCGTGCCAAACTTGCTGAAGCCTTGCCAAACAATAGCATCGCGATTTTGCAAACGGCACCCGCGCATATCCGCAACAATGATGCTGAGTACAAATACCGCGCCGACAGCAGTTTTTTCTACCTGACTGGCTTTGCCGAGCCAGAATCCGTCATGGTTTTGGAAAAAACTGACCATACTGTCAACTACACGTTATTTTTACGTGAAAAAGACAAACTACGTGAGATTTGGGATGGTAAACGCGTAGGACTTGAAGGTGCAACTGCAGATTTTGGCGTGGATAAAGCGATTGCCATTGGCAAAATTGATGAGGTGATGCCAACTCTGATTTTTGGTAAAAAGCACGTGTTTGCCCGCTTTAATAATGAGCTGATTGACTGGCTTAATCAAGCCAAGCAGCTGCAGCGCGGCGAAGGTGTGGTCGATACCGTCACCAATATTGACAGCCTTATCAATGAAATGCGGCTGATAAAAGATGAGTGTGAAATTGCACGCATGAAAGTCGCCGCCCAAATCAGTGCTTACGGGCATATTCGCGCCATGCAAAGTGTGGCACCCATGATGCAGAAAAATCAAGGCAATGAAAGCAGACTGGAAGCTGAAGTCAACTATGCTTTTGCCCAATATGGCTGCGTACCCTCTTACAATAGTATTGTGGCGGGCGGCGACAATGCCAATATTTTGCACTATGTCGAAAACGACCAACCGCTGCACGATGGCGACTTGGTGATGATAGATGCGGGCGCCGAATACCAACACTATGCCGGTGATATCAGCCGTACTTTTCCTGTGAGTGGCAAGTTCAGTGACGTGCAAAAACAGGTGTATGATATTGTGTTAAATGCCAATATCGCCGCCATCAACAGCCTAAAAGCAGGCGAACATGGCAAAATCCATCATGAAACTGCGCTCAAAGTACTGACCCAAGGCTTGATTGAGTTAGGGATTTTGACAGGCGATGTCGATGAGTTGATTGCTGATAAAGCCTATTTGCCGTTTTATATGCATGGCACAGGGCATTGGCTTGGCTTAGATGTGCACGATGCAGGGCGCTATACTGGCGACGACGGTAAACCCAGAAAGCTTGAGAAAGGCATGGTGATTACCGTTGAGCCAGGCTTGTATTTCGCCCATGACAATGCATTGGTACCCAAGAAATATCGGGGTATTGGCATTCGGATTGAGGATGATGTGGTTATTACCGAGGGTGAGCCGCTGGTGCTCACCCGTGACGTACCAAAAACAACGGAGGCGATTGAAGCGCTAATGCAGCAAAAAGTTGATTCATAG